Part of the Manduca sexta isolate Smith_Timp_Sample1 unplaced genomic scaffold, JHU_Msex_v1.0 HiC_scaffold_2397, whole genome shotgun sequence genome, ACCCGCAAAACGCCTACCTGGTGTTTACCGCCATTTTTTTCGCATCGGATTTTTCGGATGAGGGGAAtggttatattggtttcaccggtctaaCAACCCAATGTCGATACTCgagagtaaataaaaatagttaccGCCACACTTTAACTAAGTACCCGTATTCAATTCTTTTCTGTCTTCCTAAAATCAATTTAGAGAATAATAACTAACCCAAGGGTTTAATTATGTACACCCAAAATTATCTGAAATGACGCGTTAGTTCCCAAATTAAATTTGGTCCTTCCATGCGTGCAATGCAAATTATTCACCGGGACACTGATTGGATTTTCCGAGGAgctatcaattatattattggcAGTTGCAAATTGTATAAACCTGTGGTAGGTAGTGTCCTCGACAAATCTTCAAAATAGGTAAATGcagaataattttgtaataactgGATTTTATAGCCTACTATACTTATACTAGCCCTGCTGCACGATGGACCAGTGACTCGTATAATCCAGATAGTAATGGATGAATGCGAGCTGTTCAAGACCAGGATGGTGCTCAATTGGGGAGGCCTAAGTCCAGCAGTAGTCGGCGACAGGCTGATTGATTTAATAACTAGatatcttaattaaatatagtgttaaaatagtaataacaattaatCAGTACCTTACCAAATCAACACAATGTATTCAAATACACTGTTGTTTAGTCCTAAATATTTTAGactcaataaaaatgtttcttattaagTTAATATCTAAGCACATTGCCATTCGAAACCATAAAACACCATATATACATTGTGGTAGACTGTCACCATTTCAAAACACGTAAGATTTGAAATAGAActcaaattaaatacaaaaatcgtAGCGGTAAAACTGCACACCAACAATTAACACATAACGTCGAAGTTGGACAGCGCGCAGCTGCAGCCCGCGGCTTGTTTTTAGACCTTTTTACCGCTTTTAATTAAACCaagtttgctcgcggctcctaAATTGTTACGTATGCATTGATATTTCCAACGTTAAATAAGTTAGTATAGTGTCTATTTTCTAATTGCAGCGtgtttatttaaagttttttcgTAGCTATTCTTTTATTTGACAAAGAGGTAATTGGACACTGAACGCCTATGGACatctttttatattagaaactaGGATTAAGTGGGAACTTCGCTACATTGTTTCGGCTTGCAGTCtgttgagtattttttaaaatttgagaaTTTATACGAGCtgtgaattaaaactatttaggtCAAAAACCTAAAAGTATTTCGtctaagtaaacattttcagtcttacttataaatttattttagcgttaaaaagtgattaagaattacttaaatagcaCTCAAAAACATCACCAGCTTCTTAGTTTAAACCATATTAGGAGGCAAGATAGCAGATTTTGACTAACACAGCTggtcgagtaaatttgtgttttaactaagcatagctttgcgaaattatttaaaactttatatctTCTGTAAACATAAGGCAACGGTGTACCTATAGGAACCTTCAAGTTACGACTCTGAATTGGCGGGAAAAATctagtagaaaataaatatagatgagGCACTAGACCTGGTGCGTCAGCCTGCTTGAGATATTTATTGCCTGCAATACAAACGTTTATAGGTAGCTTGTACATATGTAACAGAGGATTGTAGCTTTTCTTTATTATTCCCAAGTAAACAAGATTTttagacaaatattaaaaacgctTATTCGACGAATTGCTTGTTGTGGCATATCGTTGGTTTAAGGAATGAGATCACAAAATCACTTATAGTAATGTCCTCTTCTTTCCTATCGTTTTACCTTTTATCTAACCGCAGACCAGTATGTCGCGATCTCATTGTATCATCATATGTTATACTTGCCAATTAATTATAGACCTAAGTTAAAAGAACAAATTGTCTTCGTGAACATTTGCGTTGTTTTAGCCATACAACAACGATGTACCAAATACTACTCAGCTTACATAACTTCGTTAAATTCAAAATACCTTAAACTTCAATTTAGTTGTCAATTTAGAATATCACCCCCTCATGTCCCCCGGCCCCATTAGTCCGGCCCTGTGCCAACGTCTTGAGTTAACTCACCGTGATTTTAATTACTTCGCCTCGTAGATGCTTTGATGGCAGGCTTGTTACAGTAACTATCTAAATGACTAGAATTGGTGTATGAAACGTTTAGAAGCTCTTAAGACACTTTCAATTTGCATTTTGCAACGTACGCTCCGGAATTTATGCAGTGAGTACTTACCCTATTTCTACCTGTATTGGACTCTTACATACGTCACGATCAGTTAATAGTAGTAACTGAAGATCGTCCAGTGGTcgaaatattatacttaaattgtatttttctgtactgctctatatgaactttaatcatgccaGATCGCATACGGCTCCGTGCGCTCAATGTCTTTAAAAGAGGGCACAaatttcttcacgtattaatatatagattacataGTAGCTCGTTACTTGTTGAAGGATTGTGTTCTGAAATTAGCTGGGAGACATTATAAAAGTCCAGCCTCGATAATTCCGGCATATACCTATCATAGTCAGCCTCCATTATAGGTGTTTCATCTGTCcatccacgaggtggacagatacCCTCATAAAAGTCGCTGGATGacggccgcttccaataggtctaTATGGAAATCTTTGtgagaggcccatgttcagcagtagacttcctacggctaatgataatgatgatgatggtgatgaaaGGTATTTCGACTTTCCCGTACAATTTACATCTGATGTTTACATTACTATAccataaaaacacattaaaataaaaatactaggtTATGgtgataataaagtaaaatgataatttatgaaacaaacaCTCTTTTTCATTCTACCTTCACTTTAATTTAAACGTCAAGTCTGTACTTATTCGCACAATCTATTACGAGAAATTCTTTGAGCTTTGTTTTTTGCACAATCCCCAAATCGTAATATCCCTTGAAAGTGAATGGTTAATTAAATACTACGCTTACAGGTGAGCACGTCTGGGATTTACAACGGTCTTTAGAATTTTGAGGTACTTTATTTGTATGATGttctattattatgtttacgcgactgTTGGGcgtcaaaataaaactagttttgttttttgtatttcaatgtgCTCCCGACATTTCAAAGACTTGGCAGCCTTAAGGTCACAGAGCGGACTGCGCACAGAACGTTTCCGAAGTCTTCAAAACGTAgcatcagaaaaaaataaaaatacaaaaaaccgcaataaataatttgatttcaatAGTTTATTTGTAGCAGACAAACTAATAAAAGGATTACTTAATGGCATCTGATCAAAGATTCGATGAGAGAATTTGATGCATCAGCAGTCTTAAAGGGGAAGATATGGTTGAGAAACTTATTACGTTTCTACTGATACAGTAAACCTTACGTAGAGCAAAGTCGCATCGTCAAGCTGGTTTTcagtgaaaataaattactcacCGTATTTTCAGACTAGCGACCTATCTATTTCAATTAGGAATCATTGCCTTGACACGTAGAGAAACTGCGAGGTAATATCGTCGGTTTACTGCAAAACTCACTAATGGCAAAAAATCATCAAGTACAGTTTATAAAGccctaaacataatataatatttaacatactcaCTAGATTTTAAGAATAGaaatattcaagaatataataatgctttactttttttaacatagttatATCTAAGACACTATAgggaaaacaataaaactaaaagggGCTTAATtcatacatttgtatttgtcagtTAACAAGTTCTTGCAGTAAGCCGACGATATAGTTCTAAATTGTATATAACTTGTATGTTATCTAGTGAAAAGTCTTAATCTCCCTCGTAGCATCGCTTCACCCGCTGGTGATGTGACGAGGACACGTCACGTGACTGCGCTTTACATAGCTTTAACAACgtctattaaaaagtaattttattagatttatttaattcaccTTTCAAACAATATAAGCGAACCTTTAATTCAACATAGTAGTTTTATCATTATCTTTCATGATCAATCAACAACGATTTAAATATgattgttaatgtttatttcgACAAAGATTCTTTGTACTAAACAGCACATATAGCtttgaatttaaaactaaaataattacaaattaaattgcattaaataacattattttatttggtccTCAATAACTTATGCGTTAACTTGACCAAACTTTTTTCAGATGGTGGGGCCCCCGCCCCCTATTCTATCTCAGTACATCCCTGCAAACAATATAGCGTTGTGGACATTGCCGGCAACCACTTACTATGGCGAGTAGATAACGCGTTTACCCTgtttttacattatgattttttcGCTTCATTGCAACAAAGAGTATAATACGATAAAGCTCTTTGTATTATACTTTTTCTGTTAATATTTAGGGACAGGTAAAAGTGAATTAATAGCATAGAtgaaaaagattgttttttatCTGTTAATTAATCTACAAGTATATTATGATGAACAGAAACTAGTGGAGACAATCTGCTCTAAATGAAGTACATCCAATGATGACTACGTTCTTTAGTCATGAGGTATCGACTACACAGAGAAATATTATGTAGACTTCATAAATTGTGCCAagtattacattaattttaatttctagttatttgtttttaccGACTACAAAAAAGGtggaggttatcaatttgactgtattttttaaattaaattcgcaGTCTTACCTAATGGTTGtagatttgttattgttttagtttatcgacttttaatttaatataaaaacactaaaCACTGATtagtgtaattaataaatagttttattgtaactaTTTCCGATTTCACTGACCTATTATATtaggttaattaataaaactttaaatgtaactATTTGCGTTTTCACCATAACTTTACTGacctattatatattatggttaAACAATAACCATCGAAGCATAAACCATTGTTTAAAACCATTGCCACTTAGCTATGAAATCGATGCATCGTTTAATTATGGACCTTTTAAGCGCGTACACGGTTGGGCGGCTGCGGTCGGACACCATCCGCGACCTGGTCATCCGCTTAACACTGTTATCTCGGCTTTACAATACTGCACTCTATTGTAATAAGCGATTTTGGAACATTTTCACAGCTATTGATCCGAATATGTGTAGTCCTATTTTTGAATATTACGTGggacttgttttttttaaacgaatgaAGATACAGTCTAGCTACGTATTAAATTAGGCATATCGACTCTGATAACTGTCTTACCCTTGAATATTTGTCCATTACTGAGTTTTTCCTGCTAAGCTTTCCCGATATGACCCTCTTctagaaagaaaataaactaaTCGTTTTTTATAACTCTAGATTTATAAATTGTGAGGAGTCATAACGCTGGCACCAGGCCTAATGCGGATTACTTATGTAATAGACTGTACGTCTCATCGAAATTGTTGCGGAGGTACAACTGATAACATTCAAGATATAGCCCGGATTACAGGTCCTCACTAATCTTTTACACATACCACTTTCTCTCCGAGTGGTAGGACGGGCGTAAACAGCTTGCTCTGGTTATACATCAACCAGAGCAAGCTGTTTTCGCCCGTAAACATTTCATGGTCTTCTCCTTCCGCCACACTTCCTtaccagctatcccctccctaCTCTCCTCCAGGGTCCTGCTGTCGCAAATCCGAGGGATTCTACTATCCCATTTGCAAGTTTCCCCCGGTGTTAACTACGAGGTccgaaacccaaaaaaaaacaacttttcgCCATGAATTCTTTTCCATGAGGTGATTGGGACGAGCCAATCGCTACATCGCTCACAAATTAGGAACTTTTTTAATCGCCGTTACACCTTTGTTCATTGTTTTACAAATGTTACCTGATTTCTGTAGACCATTCCGAAATTCGTAAGTTGCTCACGTCCAATGGGGCCAGAGGGGAATAGGCTGGCCACATCAGGCGGAAATGAAGCCGACGAACCGTAGCCATGGATGCATAGTCGTATCTAGGCATAGCCTTTCCTGAATACAGGCGTAAATTGAATAAACGAAGCGGATAATACAtggtaatttactttaaacatcGTCTAAAGAATTGCGAAATGACATTTATTAAGCGACCTAGAACGTGCTGTAAATACTAACAACTCTCACCcgttattgttaatttatttaataatacactaATGTTAAACTTAAGATGTTCATTTAATTAGACTAAGTTGTAATTTTGTACTTTCtaagtttgcatttattttacaaatttatactataatttcaattttctgttactaaaaaaaatatttagccaatagtGCTGTATGCCCGTGTGAAGGTTTGTAACCTAGAATAAGTGTCTAATATTATGGATCTCTGATGTGTATGTTTGTGTGGTAAATCCGTTGctgtgtgtataaataaataaataaattataattatcggaACAAAGTTTGTTTGAGATGCTTTTGACATGGTTCATTCTAGGAATGGGATTGATGATTGagatttggatcgtttattaaaacgaCTGTTAGTGGCGatacaaatattgttatttgattaaaatattttgtttagaataCTTTGCCGCCGCGCGTACCGTTCTTCCTATAATGCTGGGTCCTTCTACCGTAGCGTGAAGAATTACATAAGTAGGTcggcaagtaaaataaataaatattcagtatTCTTTCAAACAAATTTGGGGACACAGCGTACCCGTCCCATCTTATGTTCGTACACCTTTGACAACAAAAAATTGTTCGACTTATTTCTATCAGATCTCGTTTCAACAAAAACAAGGGTCTATTTATTAGTTGTTACCAAGAAACATTTTTCTGAACGACATTAcaagcaataaataaagtttgacTTGCGTACCTCTAATAAAAATGACTGAAAAATATTAGCttggtatatttttgttttgtattttaactgtattattattatcgtctACCAGCAGCGAAGCGTCCatacttactattttatttacttttgtcttagtttttgttttctgttaaattgacaGAGATGTGTTaactaagacaatttttttgcctcgggttaacttttgaaaaatttcacctttcgccattgtCGTCTACTACATAAAGAAGTTATCGACTTCTACCACAATTCAAGTCCTACGCCCCGGGTTTGAATCCCAACTCAATACAATGTGGACTCTTTCAGTTTTCTACGGTTTCCGAATCTCTCGATCCTCATAAGAGTTGGATATCAGTCGTAAAAACTTTGAACAAATCCTTTCTGCATCTTTAAAATGTCTGCTATCCCGGCCCGATATTGCAGTAAAAAAATTCGGGTTGCAaatcaaaaattaaactatgttaGACTCACACagatgagatatttttttatagttgtgtGCAAATCGGAACTGATAGTaaaccgttttttttatatatataaacgaAGCTATGTATTACGTATGACTATCAATTATGCGAGCTAAACTAAACTAAGTTGCTTAGTTCTTGTTTTGCACCCAGCTTAAAAGAAACTGAGAGAAAAGAAAGTGGAAAAGGAGTAGACCTACCTTTACCAAGTAATCACCACAATACTAAAGAATCATGGATACATTTCCGGCCAACACCttctttatgtaatatataataatctcaGTCGTGTAGTATATACTATCCGATTGCTGAGCTCGGGCCAACTTTATTACAGAAAGACGTAGTGCAAATTGGCAGCCTCATATTAAACCCTCATAAATTCTTAtaggaacttctcaggtatgtaggttttcttACAATggtttccttcactgttaaaacaagcgttaactcacaaagaatactcacataactttagaaaagtcaaaggtgtgtgcccttgggttttcaacctgcggacatttactccggcagtccattccactcccaactaggctatcatcacTTTCAACCACAAAGTTATTGCTACATTTCCTACacacacaaaaattaaataagtactttataCAGACATTAATTTGACGCTTAGGAATACTAGGAACCTAAGGCTTTTAAGGTTGTGCCGCCGGGAAAACGTCGGCTAAACCGTATTTTTAGGAAGCCGCTTACTTTCACGAAggcaaacataattaaaaacttttacaaaAGCGATACAATATCTATGTTGCCAACGACAAACTAGTTGTACTTTTTGCCAAAGACAAAATAGGAACATTAATTAGTAAAGTTTTAATCAACACAGCAAGAACAAGGGTCGAACTTGTTACGTAAGTTTTCTGCCACAGTTGTCTGAGGGAGAAAAACTAGCGGATGTCTTGATAGCTTGTTTCGAActgatattcatttttaaaggGGGCTGTCGTCGCCTTCTCGTGATATGCtttcaacgcaaaaataatgAGGTCCTgtcgatatataatatgtaccacATAATGCTAATGTGGAGGtttgatttttaacaaaaaattaaaagagattatttttgaCGTATATACACTGTCGTTTTAGACCGTAAGTtttccataatatattataattatctttgagTTAAgggtattcaaatatttttctagggtagatttatttgatatttcactATACCACCCTAAATTTGATATTATGGGCATGATACGACGAAGGACTCGTATCGTGGCCCACCTTAGGGCAGAAAGAAGCTTTAGGCACCATCTTCTATGATCCTTATCACGAATCATGGACAAAAACAAGGGAATTAAGTTGTCTTTGTTAAAGGGAGGAAAGCAACAAATCTAATTGTTTGTAACGCCATAATATATTCAGGAAATGGTGTATATTGATTCTGATTTTCTTTTCAACcaaaatattggattactaattataatcggtatttgttttgttttcattgtgccttaatagatattttagtaaaataattatttaaactgcGCTCTAATTTatagtaatttgtttttacatatGACGAGACGATTAAGTAGCTCCCTTTGGATAACGCGTTGGAATTGAAAGCTAAGGCACCACAATCTGGGAACATGTGACAGCCATGCGCTCCACTCTTTGACATTGGATACCCTTAATTGAGATAGTGACTGACCACAGCTTCCATTGACAAACCGCGCGCTTGAACATTTTTAgcataataaatagattttaatacatttattccttttgataTTATGATTAGTTTATCTATgcatcataattaaaatttaaggaCTTTTTCTTTCAACCCAAAGTTCAATTCAGATATGGATGTTGGACGCAAAAATTATTTGCATCCATTTTGTTTCTATTGTCACCACATGGTGCAGTAGTCCAACGCTAACAAACATGTAAAACTTGCCTTATTCTCTAAAAACACCATAAGTTAGAACAGTGTagacatttgttttaattaaagtgaataaaataatacagcgaaataaataaagtggaaataaaataatacaactgTATagctgtattattttatttccactttaataaaaataaaaactcgaAGGGTTAAACACCAGTGAACCGTAATTTAGCTGAGCTTATAGTGGTCCTACGGTGCCTCTCGCCCATTAGAATCAAGACGTGAAGCAAAAATCTTTCTCTTAAACGCTTTCTACTAGTTATCTAATTCATATATGGCGTTCAATACTAATCCCATGCAATACAGATGACATGAATTCAGACGATGTCATTAGTCATTacgtattttatgtttacgctaatATTGACATCGAaatgaataagttttttttaacgcggttttttatattataattttcttccgatatttcgaagactgcagccttcctGGTTACTGGGAGGACTAAGGTGCAGGTGGTCCGAAAAGTCAACGatacaatatctatttaaaatttacaataattaaaaattaaaaaaaaagcgctGATGACTGTACgacatttttgaataaatatttcaaactccTTTGTATCttcctatttgattaatttcgatGTGGATAAAGATAAATCAGTGTTCCCCAAGACTCGCCGAGATTCATCACTCGGTATCATAAATTGCGTGACGGGTAGGATGAGCTCACAGCTGCCTTGAAGCCTGGCAGCTGGACTTTTGGAACCCAAAAACAGGGCTGCCTAACCTCCTTACAatacgaaaactagttttattttaatatgattggTCTTAAGGCTATTTAATACGTCCATTACGACACTTGGAACTTCAAATCACTTTTTGTATGCATATCCATACCATGCCTCTTCTCCGTGGGATCGGACGCCAACCATTTTGCATTAAAGAAATATCGCCTCAAAGAAAACaatcttttgaataaaaacaatatcacttcaATTACaactacatatatttataactatcaTATACACTACTAACATATTACTTTTTCCTATACAAAGCGGATCCTTTGGGCTTCAGCCGATCCGATAAGATCTGTTGTTTCTCTTGTTCCTTCGCTAGTTGCATCTTCTGGTATCTTTCCTTTGCAAAGTCCAGTTCGAGCAAAGTTGTACTATTTGTTCTGCATATTGTCTCTGTCGTAACATCCTCAGCTTTTGTTTGTGCTGAAAATGTTTTGAGATAAATTAGATATAGATATACAAATGCAATGAAAGGGTctcttttttatacgagcacagcTATGTGACCCTACTgtagctgatggtaagtgggatgtccaatagaatgtcaactgatgagagatgaccTTGGcgctcaacacaattatgctggcctgttggaactggatgtatacaggctgataccggaacgcgacacagttacgtggtccactatggcgtgttttggCACCTTGTGTAATGTGGTCGAtatccaagcggatataaaatatatcctaccaccaccagtGTAATCGCTTGATTGTAATTTTAGATGGTCCAATAGGGTAGGACCTTCTTATAGCTTAATGTCTGtctcaaacaaaaaatatatataatttacgtGGTACGTACCAGAAGCGGTGTTGGTCTTCCGTCCAAAATGTATAGTCCGGACCGTCGGTAAGAATCCCTTCAGCATTGCGGTTAACTGGCAGACCTCGTGCTACACGCCATTCTTTTGTACTCAACACAACAGTGCTGCTAAGTGCTCGGGCCActgaaaattatacattacaaatatGATAACACATTGACAAATTgatacatgatttttttgtattatagaaaTGAGAAACTTACCAACTTTGTTAATTAAACCTAGGCGTAGAGTTACACTcatattttctgtttattttgattgcaataaaaataatttatatctaccTATTAggttaattttctattttgacTTTTATTGACAATGACATTTATGTGCCGTCGTCGTTCAGAAACCTGAGAAGGaaccattatttttaaaattatgttttatacttaaaatgGTTCTTTTGAGCTATTAATTACTGACATTAGGTAGTGTTGAAAAATGTACATcatgttgataaaaaaacaatttgatagttattttatactttttatccggGGAGTTCCAATATAACGACAAAAACATTGTCTCTATGTCTGTAGCAGATGAGTCATTTATTTAAAGTCGACATAGAGAACATGTCCTTGGTGCATGATTGGTTTGATATATCTGGAAATCGCATTTGACCAATAAAATCGAAGTTATGCTAACGGTAACCAATAGCATTGCTcagaaataagatatttttgaatatcaatGTCATAACCGGTAAACGAAAACAGATGTGATTCAATCGTTTTCTTTCCATCAGAAATATTGTGTTTCGAGCGAGAGTTTTTATTTGTGCTATAAAAGTGGTGTTTTGTTCTTTTGATAAAGGTTTATCTCCAGAGAAAGAGTAACGGGTCACAAAGGTAACatattattccttatattaCATTACCggcttaaaaatattgattactaTTTAGTTACGCCACACATTAGTCTGGTACTTTCTAGGACATTTCCGAAATATACGCATTTCGGAATGCTTTTTGTTGCTTAACAATACCTAGTGATCG contains:
- the LOC119192141 gene encoding LOW QUALITY PROTEIN: 39S ribosomal protein L52, mitochondrial-like (The sequence of the model RefSeq protein was modified relative to this genomic sequence to represent the inferred CDS: inserted 2 bases in 2 codons) — encoded protein: MSVTLRLGLINKVVARALSSTVVLSTKEWRVARGLPVNRNAEGILTDGPDYTFXDGRPTPLLHKQKLRMLRQRQYAEQIVQLCXELDFAKERYQKMQLAKEQEKQQILSDRLKPKGSALYRKK